The Rhizobium rhododendri nucleotide sequence CGCTCGGTCAGGTCCGTAGGTGGCTGCCAGCCCGGCTCGGCGGCCTGACGGTCGGAGATTGCCTTGCGCACCTCCGCATAGCGTGCCTCCGAATAGAGCTGCCACATCGATTCCAGCTGCTTGTCCTGGTTCTGTGGCACGGCCAGCGGATCGGCCGGTGGGGTCCATGTCGGATAGAGGGCCTGCAGCCTGGAGATTTCGGCCTGCAGCCGCGCCTTGTCGCCGCGGCTGGCAAAATACCGCAGGGCGCTCTCGTCGATCGCCGGTTGGGCAGCGGCAGGCGGGTTCGGTGGCGGAGATGCGGCCTGCGAGACCGCGGAAGGCTGGTCGGCGGCAGTTGCCGGCGCATCGGAAGCTGCGGTATTCTGGGCGAGTTCCACGGCCTGTGCAGTATCCACATCGCGCCCCAGTTCCGGCTCTGTCGTCGGCCTGTCGAAGGGATGAAAGTCAGGGCCGGTGATACGCCCCATGCGCATCAGCTGGGGTATCTCACCAGGCGTGTTCGTGCCCAACAGGTCTGACACCCTGTCGGCGATCTGCGAGCGGTCCTTGAGTCCGACTATGCCCACCGTCATGATGAGCGTCGCCGACAACAGGACTAGTGACGGTCTCATAGGCACTCCGGATGCTTTTCCGCAACAAAGGCAAGCCCCAGCAAGTGGAGCGTGGACGGGAAATACAAAGTCGGAACAAATGATTTGGCCGACGCTGGGAGTTTCGTCCCCGCAAGCATACAGGCCATAGTATGGTTAATAATCTGATAACCGGGGTCGTCCAGCGTAGCTTTGACGCTGTCGTTGTTGAGGTCGATAAGCCGGATAGAGCCGTCGGCAGCGCTCATTCCAGACTGCAGCCGACCCAGCAGATCCTTGTCGTCGATGCCGCCGCGCATTAGGTAGAGCGGAATCCGGATTGCGTTATAGCCGAACTCCGGCACGAAGCCTTCAGCGGGCTTAGCCTGCCTCTTCAGGCTCACCCAATCTGCCGGCAGCTTTTCTTTTCCGAATTGCATCTGCGAAATCAGGACGTGGCCGTCATCCGAAAGCTGTTGCCACTTCGGCGATGGCACCAGGCCATTCATCACAGGAAAGGCCTCGAAGATCCAGTAGGACGGATTGATCACCGGTCCATCTGCACGGTCGGCCGCCGCAAAGCCTGAGACGCCCGGCAGCAGCAATGTCCGGCCGCCGCTTTCGACGACCGCCTTGTCGAGCAGCGTCGCCGCAATCTTCGTTGCCGCCTGCGTATAGTCTGCCCGGCCCCAGGCCGCGCCAGCGCGCGCCAGCGCGTAGGCAATCAGCAGGTCGCCATCGGTCGCATCGTTGATGTCGTCGACATGCGGGGTCTTATCGGGGCTCCAGCTCCAGGCGGCAAGCCCGTCATCGCGGATCAGTAACTCGGTTCGCGTGAAATACCAGATCTGCTCGAAATCTGCGGGGCTTTCGGAGAGGTAGGCGAGCAGCAGTCCGTAGCCCTGTCCCTCGCTGTGGCTGATCCCGCCGTTTCCGTCGTCCACGATGCGACCGGAGGGATCGAGAAACTTCGCCTTGTACGCCTGCCAGGACTGCGTCTGTATCATCGGCTCCTGTGCTCCGGCCGGGTTGTCGCAGATAAAGAAGAACAGCACTCCGATGACGCAGGCGGCGACCTGCCTCAAAGTCATCGGCGCCGTCCGAGATTGGATAGAAGCGCGGCAGTCGCAAGCCCCATCAGCATCGTCAGGGCTGCAAAGAGCAAGGCGTAGGAAAGGATGTTGGTCGACAGCCAGTTGGCGGCAACCAGCCGGTAGTTGGAGAAGGAGAAATCTTGCGTCGGCACGAAGGCAAACCGCGCCACCGGCACCGTCTCGATCTTCTTGGTTGCTGCCGCATAAGTCGTG carries:
- a CDS encoding glycosyl hydrolase family 8, producing the protein MTLRQVAACVIGVLFFFICDNPAGAQEPMIQTQSWQAYKAKFLDPSGRIVDDGNGGISHSEGQGYGLLLAYLSESPADFEQIWYFTRTELLIRDDGLAAWSWSPDKTPHVDDINDATDGDLLIAYALARAGAAWGRADYTQAATKIAATLLDKAVVESGGRTLLLPGVSGFAAADRADGPVINPSYWIFEAFPVMNGLVPSPKWQQLSDDGHVLISQMQFGKEKLPADWVSLKRQAKPAEGFVPEFGYNAIRIPLYLMRGGIDDKDLLGRLQSGMSAADGSIRLIDLNNDSVKATLDDPGYQIINHTMACMLAGTKLPASAKSFVPTLYFPSTLHLLGLAFVAEKHPECL